The Agromyces atrinae genome window below encodes:
- a CDS encoding glycoside hydrolase family 2 protein — MTSLSSRALTDGWSVRALSDAPIGAGPVAAVVPGCVHLDLMRVGAIPDPYLDDNESALAWIGLVDWEYRTTLVVDAGELAAAERHDLVFEGLDTVATVSLNGEVVAETANQHRGYRIDVSSRLVAGDNDLVVSFASPVKYANEQSVALGVRQRPYPFPYEAMRKSASSFGWDWGIKTTTSGIWRPVALESWSTARLAETRVVASVTEGGGGSVDVVVDLERAAETPLTVRVDVAGRSSSVDVAAGASSGHVSVEVPDAELWWPAGYGEQPLYDVTVSLESSGAVLDSVERRVGFRTITWDTRPDAEGTPFTLHVNGVPVFVKGANWIPDDAFPVRVDRARYARRLDQALDANLNLIRVWGGGIYESDDFFELCDEKGLLTWQDFLFACAAYAEEEPLRGEIEAEARENIVRLAHHASLVLLTGNNENLWGYEDWGWKLRLDGKTWGAYYYYELFPALIEELAPHVPYAPGSPFSPGGEHPNDEHHGTMHIWDLWNDKDYPHYRDYRPRFVAEFGWQGPPAWSTLTRSISDDPLTPESPGMIVHQKAMEGNKKLTNGLIPHYRMPEEMESWHWAMQLNQANAITVALEHFRSHSPHTMGAIVWQLNDCWPVTSWAAVDGDERPKPLLYAMRNAFAPRLVTIQPRGAALAAVLVNDSPEPWSGELTVTRRAFDGVAIASQSVSIDLAARGTLEVPVDAGVGAADDAGGELLVADLTGVRGTWFFTEPRDSALPAAEFDLDVADAGDGVDVTVTARSLVRDLTFLVDKLAPEAVATEALLFLLPGESRTVHVSGLSGVDAAALARIARTANELVSVREPVTT; from the coding sequence GTGACCTCTCTCTCCTCCCGCGCACTCACCGACGGCTGGAGCGTGCGCGCTCTCTCGGACGCCCCGATCGGCGCGGGGCCCGTCGCGGCCGTCGTGCCCGGGTGCGTGCACCTCGACCTGATGCGGGTCGGCGCGATCCCCGACCCCTACCTCGACGACAACGAGTCGGCGCTCGCGTGGATCGGGCTCGTCGACTGGGAGTACCGTACGACCCTCGTGGTGGATGCCGGTGAGCTCGCCGCGGCCGAGCGCCACGACCTCGTGTTCGAGGGCCTCGACACCGTCGCGACCGTGTCGCTCAACGGCGAGGTCGTCGCCGAGACCGCCAACCAGCACCGCGGCTATCGCATCGACGTCTCCTCGCGCCTCGTCGCGGGCGACAACGACCTCGTCGTGAGCTTCGCGAGCCCCGTGAAGTACGCCAACGAGCAGAGCGTCGCCCTCGGTGTGCGGCAGCGCCCGTACCCCTTCCCCTACGAGGCGATGCGGAAGTCGGCGTCGAGCTTCGGATGGGACTGGGGCATCAAGACCACGACGAGCGGCATCTGGCGCCCGGTCGCCCTCGAGAGCTGGTCGACCGCGCGGCTCGCCGAGACGCGCGTCGTCGCGTCGGTCACCGAGGGCGGCGGCGGGTCGGTGGATGTCGTCGTCGACCTCGAACGCGCGGCCGAGACGCCTCTCACCGTGCGCGTCGACGTCGCGGGCCGGTCGTCGAGCGTCGATGTCGCCGCGGGCGCGAGTTCGGGGCACGTCTCGGTCGAGGTGCCCGACGCCGAACTGTGGTGGCCCGCCGGCTATGGCGAGCAGCCCCTGTATGACGTGACCGTCTCGCTCGAGTCATCCGGTGCCGTGCTCGACTCGGTCGAGCGCCGCGTCGGCTTCCGCACCATCACGTGGGACACGCGGCCCGACGCCGAGGGCACCCCCTTCACGCTGCACGTCAACGGCGTGCCCGTCTTCGTCAAGGGCGCCAACTGGATTCCCGACGACGCGTTCCCCGTACGCGTCGACCGCGCCCGATACGCGCGCCGGCTCGACCAGGCGCTCGACGCGAACCTCAACCTCATCCGGGTCTGGGGCGGCGGCATCTACGAGAGCGACGACTTCTTCGAACTGTGCGACGAGAAGGGGCTGCTCACGTGGCAGGACTTCCTGTTCGCGTGCGCGGCGTACGCCGAGGAGGAGCCGCTGCGCGGAGAGATCGAGGCCGAGGCGCGCGAGAACATCGTGCGTCTCGCGCACCACGCGTCGCTCGTGCTGCTCACGGGCAACAACGAGAACCTCTGGGGCTACGAGGACTGGGGCTGGAAGCTGCGCCTCGACGGCAAGACGTGGGGCGCGTACTACTACTACGAGCTGTTCCCCGCCCTCATCGAGGAGCTCGCGCCGCACGTGCCGTATGCGCCGGGCAGCCCGTTCAGCCCCGGGGGCGAGCACCCGAACGACGAGCACCACGGCACGATGCACATCTGGGATCTCTGGAACGACAAGGACTACCCGCACTACCGCGACTATCGGCCGCGCTTCGTCGCCGAGTTCGGCTGGCAGGGGCCGCCCGCGTGGTCGACGCTCACGCGGTCGATCAGCGACGACCCGCTGACCCCCGAATCGCCCGGCATGATCGTGCACCAGAAGGCGATGGAGGGCAACAAGAAGCTCACGAACGGCCTCATCCCGCACTACCGGATGCCCGAGGAGATGGAGTCGTGGCACTGGGCGATGCAGCTCAACCAGGCGAACGCCATCACGGTCGCGCTCGAGCACTTCCGCTCGCACTCGCCGCACACGATGGGGGCGATCGTCTGGCAGTTGAACGACTGCTGGCCGGTCACGTCGTGGGCCGCCGTCGACGGCGACGAACGGCCGAAGCCGCTGCTCTACGCGATGCGCAACGCCTTCGCGCCGCGGCTCGTGACGATCCAGCCGCGGGGGGCCGCGCTCGCCGCAGTGCTCGTCAACGACTCGCCCGAGCCGTGGTCGGGTGAGCTCACCGTCACGCGTCGCGCATTCGACGGCGTCGCGATCGCGTCGCAGAGCGTCTCGATCGACCTCGCGGCGCGCGGCACGCTCGAGGTGCCCGTCGACGCGGGAGTGGGGGCGGCGGATGACGCGGGCGGCGAGCTGCTCGTCGCCGATCTCACCGGTGTGCGCGGCACGTGGTTCTTCACCGAGCCGCGTGACAGCGCCCTACCCGCCGCGGAGTTCGACCTCGACGTCGCCGACGCAGGGGACGGGGTCGACGTGACGGTGACCGCACGATCGCTCGTCCGCGACCTGACGTTCCTCGTCGACAAGCTCGCCCCCGAGGCGGTCGCGACCGAGGCGCTGCTGTTCCTGCTTCCGGGCGAGAGCCGCACGGTGCACGTCTCGGGACTGTCGGGGGTGGATGCCGCGGCGCTCGCGCGTATCGCGCGCACGGCGAACGAGCTCGTCTCGGTGCGCGAGCCGGTGACGACGTGA
- a CDS encoding glycoside hydrolase family 113, with protein sequence MTLIDLLGEPVCGMTWGWVGTRGTWATPEAQASMEAMADHAVTWTAIAYAAEQATAFSTDIPFDQSPTVTDDEIVGAIRSAKALGMKVVLKPVVNCADGTWRAHIGFFDWDVPNEPSWSDWFASYTAFILHAAALAEAEGCEMLCIGCEMVRADGQEAHWRRLIERVREVYSGLVTYNCDKYQEDHVTWWDAVDVISSSGYYPIDTWQQHLDRIEKVVVASGKPFFFMEAGCPSRTGSADLPNDWALPGEPSGAEQLRYYEVMLDACRERPWVGGLMLWDWPADLYALEDAAGNDDYCPYGKPAGEYLRSAYADWRASVRE encoded by the coding sequence GTGACGCTCATCGACCTGCTCGGCGAACCCGTGTGCGGCATGACGTGGGGCTGGGTCGGCACGCGCGGGACGTGGGCGACGCCCGAGGCTCAAGCCTCGATGGAAGCCATGGCCGATCACGCGGTGACGTGGACGGCGATCGCGTATGCGGCCGAGCAAGCGACGGCGTTCTCGACCGACATCCCCTTCGATCAGTCGCCCACGGTGACCGACGACGAGATCGTCGGGGCGATCCGCTCGGCGAAGGCGCTCGGCATGAAGGTCGTGCTGAAGCCCGTCGTCAACTGCGCCGACGGCACCTGGCGCGCGCACATCGGCTTCTTCGACTGGGATGTGCCGAACGAGCCGAGCTGGTCGGACTGGTTCGCCTCCTACACGGCGTTCATCCTGCACGCCGCCGCGCTCGCCGAGGCCGAGGGCTGCGAGATGCTCTGCATCGGCTGCGAGATGGTGCGCGCCGACGGGCAGGAGGCGCACTGGCGACGGCTCATCGAGCGCGTGCGCGAGGTCTATTCGGGCCTCGTCACGTACAACTGCGACAAGTACCAGGAGGACCACGTCACGTGGTGGGACGCCGTCGACGTCATCTCGTCGAGCGGCTACTACCCGATCGACACGTGGCAGCAGCACCTCGACCGCATCGAGAAGGTCGTGGTCGCCTCGGGCAAGCCGTTCTTCTTCATGGAGGCCGGCTGCCCGTCGCGCACCGGCTCGGCCGACCTGCCGAACGACTGGGCACTGCCGGGCGAGCCCTCGGGCGCCGAGCAGTTGCGGTACTACGAGGTCATGCTCGACGCGTGCCGCGAACGCCCGTGGGTCGGCGGTCTCATGCTGTGGGACTGGCCGGCCGATCTCTACGCGCTCGAGGATGCCGCGGGCAACGACGACTACTGCCCGTACGGCAAGCCCGCGGGCGAGTACCTGCGTTCCGCGTATGCGGACTGGCGCGCATCGGTGCGGGAATAG
- a CDS encoding LacI family DNA-binding transcriptional regulator, with product MSPTPRSRITISDIALHAGVSIGAVSFALNGRKGVSDETRARVLSVADELGWAPAASARSLAESKTQTFGLVLARDPRTLGVESFYMQFLAGLEFGLSSRSYGLLLQVVPTPADELATLTKWRRASRVDGIVLVDLVVGDPRIEFASREGALPTVVVGDPSIADGLMTVWTDDASSVRAAVSHLAELGHRRIGRISGPGSLAHTKIRDDAFVDEMNARGLETVLERTDYTPKAGADATRAVLSGPDRPTALIYDNDIMAVAGLTVALELGLRVPDDLSIIAWDDSVLCEHTFPALTALSHDVIGFGSHVARRLFDLVDGEPPAAHLDSTPQLTRRASTGPAPA from the coding sequence GTGAGCCCCACGCCCCGCAGCCGCATCACGATCAGTGACATCGCTCTGCACGCCGGGGTCTCGATCGGTGCCGTGTCGTTCGCGCTCAACGGGCGGAAGGGCGTCTCGGACGAGACCCGCGCGCGAGTGCTGAGCGTCGCCGACGAGCTCGGCTGGGCACCCGCGGCATCCGCCCGGTCGCTCGCCGAATCGAAGACGCAGACGTTCGGGCTCGTGCTCGCGCGCGACCCGCGAACGCTCGGAGTCGAGTCGTTCTACATGCAGTTCCTCGCGGGTCTCGAGTTCGGGCTCTCGAGTCGGTCGTACGGTCTGCTGCTGCAGGTCGTGCCGACCCCGGCGGACGAACTCGCGACGCTCACGAAATGGCGGCGGGCCTCGCGCGTCGACGGCATCGTGCTCGTCGACCTCGTCGTCGGCGACCCGCGCATCGAGTTCGCGTCGCGCGAAGGAGCGTTGCCGACGGTCGTCGTCGGCGACCCGAGCATCGCCGACGGGCTCATGACGGTGTGGACCGACGACGCGAGCTCGGTGCGCGCGGCGGTCAGCCACCTCGCCGAGCTCGGGCACCGTCGCATCGGCCGCATCTCGGGGCCCGGGTCGCTCGCGCACACGAAGATCCGCGACGATGCGTTCGTCGACGAGATGAACGCGCGGGGGCTCGAGACGGTCCTCGAGCGCACCGACTACACGCCGAAGGCGGGAGCGGATGCCACGCGCGCCGTGCTCTCGGGCCCCGACCGGCCGACGGCCCTCATCTACGACAACGACATCATGGCCGTCGCTGGCCTCACCGTCGCCCTCGAGCTCGGCCTGCGGGTGCCCGACGACCTGTCGATCATCGCGTGGGACGACTCGGTGCTCTGCGAGCACACGTTCCCTGCGCTCACCGCGCTCTCGCACGACGTCATCGGCTTCGGATCGCACGTCGCCCGGCGTCTCTTCGACCTCGTCGACGGCGAGCCGCCCGCGGCGCACCTCGACTCCACGCCTCAGCTCACGCGGCGCGCCTCGACGGGGCCCGCGCCGGCCTGA
- a CDS encoding PadR family transcriptional regulator, with translation MISADAIRGYVDLMVLSLLREAPSYAYELAQRITAISGDDYAIKQTTLYSAVKRLEGSGLVSSFAGVSDSGKARTYYRIEDAGRAYFDLKVEEWRSTKSVVDRFIEGVAP, from the coding sequence GTGATCAGTGCAGACGCCATTCGCGGATACGTCGACCTCATGGTGCTCTCGCTCCTCCGTGAAGCGCCGTCCTACGCCTACGAGCTCGCCCAGCGCATCACGGCCATCAGCGGCGACGACTACGCGATCAAACAAACCACCCTGTACTCGGCCGTGAAGCGCCTCGAAGGCAGCGGGCTCGTCAGCTCCTTTGCCGGCGTGTCCGACTCGGGTAAGGCCCGCACCTACTACCGCATCGAGGACGCCGGCCGCGCCTACTTCGACCTCAAGGTCGAGGAATGGCGCAGCACGAAGTCCGTCGTCGATAGATTCATCGAAGGAGTCGCACCGTGA
- a CDS encoding permease prefix domain 1-containing protein: MNVIISYLDTMFSPYPQTPRLLEAKVELQGMMEDAYSALIAAGRSENEAVGQVIRDFGNLDEVAPLLGISSDIAPEPAAEGASPSPVAASPLPPVVTLDDARAYADALRRVRFRFSIAVVMFVLSPAVLIVLPMAASAGAVMVADSAAVFVGLLVLFVFVASGVMLVLSATRETARFTRITENRFTADPDTVRWAEALADSQERVRTRALQVAIGLWILAPVPLIAFALFSDGSPQAEVRVGIGVVLVLVFVAGGLGIFLPQNWARTVADEIGSGDSADASDDERSIVSVIASIYWPLLTAVFLAWSFIGNAWSISWIVWPIGAVLFGAVAAGGSAIESYRRAPRS; this comes from the coding sequence GTGAACGTCATCATCAGCTATCTCGACACCATGTTCAGCCCCTACCCGCAGACCCCGCGCCTGCTCGAGGCAAAGGTCGAACTGCAGGGGATGATGGAGGACGCCTACTCGGCGCTCATCGCAGCGGGTCGCTCTGAGAACGAGGCGGTCGGCCAGGTCATTCGCGATTTCGGCAATCTCGACGAAGTGGCTCCGCTACTCGGCATCAGTTCCGACATCGCGCCGGAGCCGGCCGCGGAAGGAGCATCGCCGAGTCCGGTCGCCGCATCCCCATTGCCGCCCGTGGTCACCCTCGACGATGCACGCGCCTACGCCGACGCGCTGCGTCGCGTCCGCTTCCGCTTCAGCATCGCGGTCGTGATGTTCGTGCTCTCGCCCGCCGTGCTGATCGTCCTGCCGATGGCCGCGAGCGCCGGTGCTGTGATGGTCGCCGACTCGGCCGCCGTCTTCGTCGGTCTCCTCGTGCTGTTCGTCTTCGTCGCGAGTGGCGTGATGCTCGTGCTCTCTGCGACGCGAGAGACCGCTCGATTCACCCGGATCACCGAGAACCGTTTCACCGCGGATCCCGACACCGTGCGATGGGCCGAGGCGCTCGCCGATTCGCAGGAACGCGTGCGCACGCGCGCACTGCAGGTCGCTATCGGTCTCTGGATCCTGGCCCCCGTGCCGCTCATCGCATTCGCCCTGTTCTCCGACGGCTCACCGCAGGCCGAGGTGCGGGTCGGTATCGGAGTCGTGCTCGTGCTCGTCTTCGTCGCGGGTGGTCTCGGAATCTTCCTGCCTCAGAACTGGGCGCGCACCGTTGCAGACGAGATCGGGAGCGGCGACAGCGCTGACGCGAGTGACGACGAGCGCAGCATCGTGAGCGTGATCGCCTCGATCTACTGGCCCCTCCTGACGGCCGTCTTCTTGGCGTGGAGCTTCATCGGAAACGCCTGGAGCATCTCGTGGATCGTTTGGCCCATCGGGGCGGTGCTGTTCGGGGCGGTCGCGGCGGGCGGCAGCGCGATCGAGAGCTATCGCCGGGCGCCGCGCTCGTAG
- a CDS encoding phosphatase PAP2 family protein, which produces MPRLSLHRTATAPLLALGALALLVLLLPFPGSLSVVATRTIMAGGLAIPGIPVASEVALVALAITTVAAIAITWFREPARRTTLVGAVAGVAVAYALSELTKLLVGQARPCSRWASADDCPPLGDWSFPSNHAVLAGGAAIVIAVAADRAWLVWAAAITALVVAAGRVAQGVHYVHDVAAGLLLGFGVTIALAFFAARFRSSYERGARR; this is translated from the coding sequence ATGCCCCGCCTTTCGCTGCACCGCACCGCGACCGCACCCCTGCTGGCTCTCGGCGCTCTCGCTCTCCTCGTCCTGCTGCTGCCGTTCCCCGGCAGCCTGAGCGTCGTCGCGACGCGCACGATCATGGCGGGAGGTCTCGCGATTCCCGGCATCCCCGTCGCCTCGGAGGTCGCACTCGTCGCACTCGCGATCACCACAGTGGCGGCGATCGCGATCACGTGGTTCCGCGAGCCGGCACGGCGCACCACCCTCGTCGGAGCGGTGGCGGGCGTCGCGGTCGCCTACGCACTCAGCGAACTGACCAAGCTGCTCGTCGGTCAGGCGCGCCCGTGCTCACGCTGGGCGTCCGCGGATGACTGCCCTCCCCTCGGTGACTGGTCGTTCCCGTCGAATCACGCCGTACTGGCCGGAGGTGCGGCGATCGTCATCGCCGTCGCCGCGGATCGGGCGTGGTTGGTCTGGGCGGCCGCGATCACCGCTCTCGTGGTCGCCGCCGGCCGGGTGGCACAGGGCGTGCACTACGTGCACGACGTCGCGGCGGGTCTCCTGCTGGGCTTCGGTGTGACGATCGCACTCGCGTTCTTCGCTGCCCGGTTCCGCTCGAGCTACGAGCGCGGCGCCCGGCGATAG
- a CDS encoding arsenate reductase ArsC: MSQKPVVLFVCIHNAGRSQMAAGYMRALSGGAVEVRSGGSEPGTEINPIAIQAMAEEGIDISQAVPQLMTTEQVQASDAVITMGCGDVCPIFPGKRYEDWDLVDPRGKSIDEVRPIRDDIKARVQALLADILPGSQP, encoded by the coding sequence ATGAGCCAGAAACCCGTCGTCCTCTTCGTATGCATTCACAACGCCGGCCGCTCGCAGATGGCCGCGGGGTACATGCGCGCTCTGTCGGGCGGCGCCGTCGAGGTGCGCTCCGGCGGATCGGAGCCGGGAACCGAGATCAATCCGATCGCGATCCAGGCGATGGCCGAAGAGGGCATCGACATCTCGCAGGCCGTGCCGCAGCTCATGACGACCGAACAGGTGCAGGCTTCCGACGCCGTCATCACGATGGGCTGCGGCGACGTCTGCCCGATCTTCCCCGGCAAGCGTTACGAGGACTGGGACCTCGTCGACCCGCGAGGCAAGTCGATCGACGAGGTGCGCCCTATCCGCGACGACATCAAGGCTCGCGTGCAGGCGTTGCTCGCCGACATCCTGCCGGGGTCGCAGCCCTAG
- a CDS encoding GNAT family N-acetyltransferase gives MTTIRRAHDDDVTPAAAVLAAAFDEYPWTRWSIPTEDYADRLERLQELYLGHALRTGLVVVDDSVSAVAAFLPPGAPDPDADIQSEIIRLHGSRIDALGALTLPPTDPAAWSLATVGVHPSRHGLGLGTRIIAAGLDMIGAAPVALETSSDRNVTFYERLGFTTIEVTRLPDGPTVHSMLRRAQP, from the coding sequence ATGACGACCATTCGTCGCGCTCACGACGACGACGTGACACCGGCGGCGGCCGTGCTCGCGGCCGCATTCGATGAATATCCGTGGACCCGCTGGTCGATTCCGACGGAAGACTACGCCGACCGCCTCGAGCGCCTGCAGGAGCTCTACCTCGGCCACGCCCTGCGCACTGGCCTCGTCGTCGTCGACGACTCGGTGAGCGCCGTCGCGGCGTTCTTGCCGCCCGGAGCGCCCGACCCCGACGCTGACATCCAGTCGGAGATCATCCGACTTCACGGCTCTCGCATCGACGCGCTCGGGGCGCTCACACTGCCGCCGACCGATCCCGCCGCGTGGAGCTTGGCCACCGTCGGTGTCCACCCATCGCGACACGGTCTCGGACTCGGTACGCGGATCATCGCGGCGGGACTCGACATGATCGGTGCCGCGCCGGTCGCCCTCGAGACGTCGAGCGATCGCAACGTCACCTTCTACGAACGGCTCGGCTTCACGACGATTGAGGTGACGCGCCTACCCGACGGCCCGACCGTCCACTCCATGCTGCGTCGCGCGCAGCCGTGA
- a CDS encoding hemolysin family protein: MNGWWVALITTALIVASAFFVIVEFALLAARRHRLEEEAENSASARAALRGMNELTIMLAGAQLGITVCTFLLGAVTKPAIDYALSPVFEQWGLPYVLADVIAFMIALIVVTFLHLVIGEMAPKSWAIAHPEVAAKAVAIPARAFTWLLRPFLLWINHIANRLVAASGVEPVEKAAAGGQDVDTIRELVAHSRAAGVLEPQFSAPISSAIELSTLTVGDIVNRDEVPTSVPTDATAADVQSAAAESGHLRILVGSSTDCQVVHVRDTLLIDASTPAVDIARDILMVSPASSVYDTLTRMRNERMHLAAVVEDDALVGVVSLSELLGEVLPGPADPITVGAPA; this comes from the coding sequence ATGAACGGTTGGTGGGTTGCCCTCATCACGACGGCCCTGATCGTCGCGAGCGCCTTCTTCGTCATCGTCGAGTTCGCGCTGCTCGCGGCGCGGCGCCACCGCCTGGAGGAAGAAGCCGAGAACAGCGCGTCTGCGCGCGCGGCGCTCCGCGGCATGAACGAGCTCACGATCATGCTCGCCGGTGCGCAGCTCGGCATCACGGTGTGCACGTTCCTGCTCGGTGCGGTCACGAAGCCGGCGATCGACTACGCGCTGTCGCCCGTGTTCGAGCAGTGGGGCCTGCCCTACGTGCTCGCCGACGTCATCGCGTTCATGATCGCGCTCATCGTCGTCACGTTCCTGCACCTCGTCATCGGCGAGATGGCCCCGAAATCGTGGGCGATCGCGCACCCCGAGGTCGCGGCGAAGGCCGTGGCTATCCCCGCGCGCGCATTCACGTGGCTGCTGCGCCCGTTCCTGTTGTGGATCAACCACATCGCGAACCGACTCGTCGCGGCATCCGGCGTCGAGCCCGTCGAGAAGGCTGCCGCCGGCGGACAGGACGTCGACACGATCCGCGAGCTCGTCGCGCACTCCCGTGCCGCGGGCGTGCTCGAGCCGCAGTTCTCGGCGCCGATCTCGAGTGCGATCGAGCTCAGCACCCTGACCGTCGGCGACATCGTGAATCGCGACGAGGTCCCGACGTCGGTTCCGACCGACGCCACGGCGGCCGATGTGCAGAGCGCTGCGGCCGAGTCGGGTCACCTGCGCATCCTCGTCGGATCCTCCACGGACTGCCAGGTCGTGCACGTGCGCGACACTCTGCTCATCGATGCGTCGACACCCGCGGTCGACATCGCCCGCGACATCCTCATGGTCTCGCCCGCCTCGTCGGTCTACGACACCCTGACGCGCATGCGGAACGAACGCATGCACCTCGCGGCCGTCGTCGAGGATGACGCGCTCGTCGGCGTCGTGTCGCTGAGCGAACTGCTCGGCGAGGTGCTGCCCGGCCCCGCCGACCCGATCACGGTGGGTGCTCCGGCCTGA
- a CDS encoding hemolysin family protein, giving the protein MIPALLTLLVGILLTLAIIVACGFFVAQEFAYMSVDRSRIAAQAEKGDAQAKRVQAITRRTSFMLSGAQLGITVTGLLIGYVAEPLIGQSLGTLLGGTGLDPAVSVFIGTAGALILATIVTMIFGELYPKNLAIASPEPLARALALPTRLYLLAFGWLITVFDKAANALLRLLRIEPLEDVDASATARDLEAIVEESRASGDLPDELSLMIDRILDFPQRDVEHAMVPRSRVDSVTPETTIGEVRALMASAHTRYPIVGPEDSPVGVVELIDLLRGPHPDDEPVSAIMRDAVVIPTSMPLPEALARMQRTRNELACVVDEYGNFDGILTLEDLSEEVIGEISDEHDLDIHEAVSVGDNQWTLPGDIHLDEVERLIGFDLPFDDAETIAGLVISLHGDLPAEGTTIRADLPAKPSETIQGLEIERWLEIVVETVERHVPSQLIVRLCTSEPETDDDADPAHDIERDEVNR; this is encoded by the coding sequence GTGATACCCGCATTGCTCACTCTTCTCGTGGGCATTCTGCTCACGCTGGCCATCATCGTCGCGTGCGGATTCTTCGTCGCGCAAGAGTTCGCCTACATGTCGGTCGACCGATCGCGCATCGCGGCTCAAGCCGAGAAGGGCGACGCGCAGGCGAAGCGCGTCCAGGCCATCACGAGGCGCACGTCGTTCATGCTGTCGGGCGCCCAGCTCGGCATCACGGTGACGGGCCTCCTCATCGGTTACGTCGCCGAGCCGCTCATCGGTCAGTCGCTCGGCACGCTGCTCGGCGGCACGGGGCTCGACCCGGCCGTGAGCGTCTTCATCGGAACGGCCGGCGCGCTCATCCTCGCGACGATCGTCACGATGATCTTCGGCGAGCTGTACCCGAAGAACCTCGCCATCGCGAGCCCCGAGCCGCTCGCGCGCGCGCTCGCCCTGCCGACGCGCCTCTACCTGCTCGCCTTCGGCTGGCTCATCACGGTCTTCGACAAGGCGGCGAACGCCCTGCTGCGACTCCTCCGCATCGAGCCGCTCGAAGACGTGGATGCCAGTGCGACCGCCCGAGACCTCGAGGCAATCGTCGAAGAGTCGCGCGCGAGCGGCGACCTGCCCGACGAGCTCTCGCTCATGATCGACCGCATCCTCGACTTCCCCCAGCGCGACGTCGAGCACGCGATGGTGCCGCGTTCGCGCGTCGACTCGGTCACGCCCGAGACGACGATCGGCGAGGTCCGCGCGCTCATGGCCTCGGCCCACACGCGCTACCCGATCGTCGGGCCCGAGGACTCCCCCGTGGGCGTCGTCGAGCTCATCGACCTGCTGCGCGGCCCGCACCCCGACGACGAACCCGTCTCGGCGATCATGCGCGACGCCGTCGTCATCCCCACGTCGATGCCGCTGCCCGAAGCGCTCGCGCGCATGCAGCGCACCCGCAACGAGCTCGCGTGCGTCGTCGACGAGTACGGCAATTTCGACGGCATCCTGACCCTCGAAGACCTCTCGGAAGAGGTCATCGGCGAGATCTCCGACGAGCACGATCTCGACATCCACGAGGCCGTGAGCGTCGGCGATAACCAGTGGACGCTCCCGGGCGACATCCACCTCGACGAGGTCGAGCGCCTTATCGGCTTCGACCTGCCGTTCGACGACGCCGAGACGATCGCCGGGCTCGTGATCAGCCTGCACGGCGACCTGCCCGCCGAGGGCACGACGATCCGCGCCGACCTTCCCGCGAAGCCGTCCGAGACGATCCAGGGCCTCGAGATCGAGCGCTGGCTCGAGATCGTCGTCGAGACGGTCGAGCGGCACGTGCCCTCGCAGCTCATCGTGCGCCTCTGCACGAGCGAACCCGAGACGGATGACGATGCCGACCCCGCGCACGACATCGAACGAGACGAGGTGAACCGATGA
- a CDS encoding organic hydroperoxide resistance protein translates to MTILYTAEALSTGGGRDGHVSTTSGRVDLDMTPPKELGGAGTGSNPEELFAAGYAACFHSALQAAARAKKVAIANTSVGSQVHIGPNGEGGFVLSVDLEVVIPELDPETAQQLADDAHQLCPYSNATRGNIVVNVTVSDD, encoded by the coding sequence ATGACCATCCTCTACACCGCCGAAGCACTCTCCACGGGCGGCGGCCGCGACGGCCACGTCTCCACGACGTCGGGCCGCGTCGACCTCGACATGACTCCCCCGAAGGAACTCGGCGGAGCGGGCACCGGCTCGAACCCCGAAGAGCTCTTCGCAGCCGGCTACGCCGCGTGCTTCCACTCGGCGCTTCAGGCCGCAGCCCGCGCGAAGAAGGTCGCGATCGCGAACACGTCGGTCGGCAGCCAGGTGCACATCGGCCCGAACGGCGAGGGCGGCTTCGTGCTCTCGGTCGACCTCGAGGTCGTCATCCCCGAGCTCGACCCCGAGACGGCCCAGCAGCTGGCGGATGACGCACACCAGCTCTGCCCGTACTCGAACGCCACGCGCGGCAACATCGTCGTGAACGTCACGGTCTCCGACGACTAA